One window from the genome of Mucilaginibacter ginsenosidivorans encodes:
- a CDS encoding DUF1493 family protein encodes MEEVLPELKEFITGYCERYRIAKIDPEALTVDTSIDLDLDIVDIEMDLFLAEFTDTFRIDNSRFTWYKYGYPKGSPTVEVIRRLFGYRSPWVKKLANRLYTPKFRVYNLQQAVKSGRLE; translated from the coding sequence ATGGAAGAAGTATTGCCCGAATTAAAGGAGTTTATTACAGGCTATTGCGAACGGTACAGGATAGCCAAGATCGATCCCGAAGCTTTGACCGTAGACACAAGTATCGACCTCGACCTGGATATAGTTGATATTGAAATGGACCTTTTTCTCGCCGAATTTACCGATACATTTCGCATCGATAATTCGAGGTTCACCTGGTATAAGTACGGGTACCCAAAAGGCTCGCCAACTGTCGAAGTGATACGCCGGCTGTTCGGCTACCGGTCGCCATGGGTAAAAAAACTGGCAAACCGGTTATATACGCCAAAGTTCAGGGTTTATAATCTGCAGCAGGCCGTTAAAAGCGGAAGGCTCGAATAA
- a CDS encoding LamG domain-containing protein, with protein MKALFTVLLLTLTGLVFAQQKKIHDYSVIKPAQWVIPNSGGVSYSMGNYLGSTALMIRKNFADYKFGAVAYPKGLNFTDGEIELDLASTTGTEYLGFAFRIKDAHHYETVYFRPASSGTINAIQYMPEKKAEFNWWDYEDAKHQAKATLPAKTWFHVKAVIKGRQLTVYVDHQDKPAMIYNSLDPGLKSGFVGFWFGNNLECAYKNLVVKTY; from the coding sequence ATGAAAGCTTTGTTCACAGTGCTGCTGTTGACTTTGACCGGACTGGTCTTCGCGCAGCAAAAAAAGATACACGATTACTCCGTGATCAAGCCTGCCCAATGGGTGATCCCCAACTCGGGCGGGGTAAGTTACAGCATGGGCAATTACCTGGGTTCGACGGCACTGATGATCAGAAAGAATTTTGCTGACTATAAGTTCGGGGCGGTCGCCTACCCAAAAGGCCTGAATTTCACCGATGGCGAGATCGAACTCGACCTGGCATCCACCACGGGTACCGAATACCTCGGCTTTGCATTCAGGATAAAAGACGCGCATCATTACGAAACGGTTTACTTCCGGCCGGCGTCATCAGGCACCATCAACGCCATCCAGTATATGCCTGAGAAAAAGGCCGAATTTAATTGGTGGGATTACGAGGATGCCAAACACCAGGCGAAAGCTACGTTGCCGGCAAAAACCTGGTTCCATGTAAAAGCGGTGATCAAAGGGCGGCAATTGACGGTGTATGTCGATCACCAGGATAAACCGGCAATGATCTATAACAGCCTTGATCCCGGACTTAAAAGCGGTTTCGTCGGTTTCTGGTTCGGTAACAATTTAGAATGCGCCTACAAGAACCTTGTCGTTAAAACCTATTGA
- a CDS encoding glycoside hydrolase family 97 C-terminal domain-containing protein: protein MKTALSFLPAGDYTAEIYSDAPDANTAPDHLVKVIRQVNNQTILDTNLAAGGGQVVRVYKTK, encoded by the coding sequence ATTAAAACGGCATTATCCTTCCTTCCCGCGGGCGACTACACTGCTGAAATTTATAGTGATGCGCCGGATGCAAATACCGCCCCTGACCACCTGGTAAAAGTTATCAGGCAGGTAAATAACCAAACCATTCTTGATACCAACTTAGCCGCAGGCGGCGGCCAGGTAGTGAGAGTGTATAAAACGAAGTGA
- a CDS encoding HAD family hydrolase, with protein sequence MMNIKVIAFDADDTLWVNEPYFQETEKKFCELMEDFMPQHTLSRELLKIEIENLALYGYGIKGYILSMIEAALKVSGNTISVDAIETIIGFGKELLNEPIELLDNVKEVLEALKGHYRIVVATKGDLLDQERKLKKSGLSNYFHHIEVMSEKGEADYRKLIRHLDIPPSEFMMIGNSLKSDVIPVLNIGGHAIHVPYHTTWAHEHVETNLEHANFRHVEHLKEVLTLLLN encoded by the coding sequence ATGATGAACATTAAAGTTATTGCTTTTGATGCCGACGATACCCTATGGGTAAATGAGCCTTATTTCCAGGAAACTGAAAAGAAATTTTGCGAGCTGATGGAGGATTTTATGCCGCAGCATACGCTATCGCGCGAGCTTTTAAAGATCGAAATTGAAAACCTTGCCTTATACGGCTATGGTATAAAAGGCTATATCCTGTCGATGATAGAGGCGGCGTTGAAAGTGTCCGGAAATACCATCAGCGTTGATGCTATTGAGACAATCATCGGTTTTGGCAAGGAATTGTTGAACGAACCTATCGAACTGCTGGATAATGTAAAAGAGGTGCTTGAAGCGCTGAAGGGCCACTACCGGATTGTTGTGGCCACCAAAGGCGACCTGCTGGACCAGGAACGCAAACTAAAAAAATCGGGGTTGAGCAATTATTTTCACCACATCGAAGTGATGTCGGAAAAAGGCGAGGCTGATTACCGCAAGCTGATACGTCATTTGGATATTCCGCCATCTGAATTTATGATGATAGGCAATTCGCTAAAGTCGGACGTGATTCCTGTCTTAAACATTGGCGGGCATGCCATTCATGTTCCGTACCATACCACCTGGGCACATGAGCATGTAGAAACAAATTTAGAACACGCTAATTTCAGGCATGTGGAGCATTTGAAAGAAGTATTGACATTGTTGTTGAATTAA
- a CDS encoding YciI family protein encodes MTKYIILVREPDGRADRPTEEQQSTHRANWNKWFEKHGPTGNFLGGSALSLNGKIIKGPDAEVIDGIHKVGAEIVGGYLLIQAENMDKAVEMAREIPVFEVDGYLEVRELQVTG; translated from the coding sequence ATGACTAAATACATTATCCTGGTACGCGAGCCCGACGGTCGTGCCGACCGGCCTACTGAAGAGCAACAATCAACACATCGTGCCAACTGGAACAAATGGTTTGAAAAACACGGCCCAACCGGAAATTTTTTAGGTGGAAGCGCACTTTCACTTAACGGAAAAATAATAAAAGGGCCGGATGCCGAAGTGATAGACGGCATACACAAAGTTGGAGCAGAAATAGTAGGCGGTTACCTGTTAATACAAGCAGAGAACATGGATAAAGCAGTTGAGATGGCCCGCGAGATACCGGTATTTGAAGTAGACGGGTATTTGGAGGTGAGGGAACTACAGGTGACAGGATAG
- a CDS encoding glycoside hydrolase family 97 protein, with translation MTSYRRFIILLLVIIAPSAFAAKTVTITSPDKNIIFRLDAGPKGLIYRITYKGNILIDNSRLAISFKNGGEFGGNVKIGKPVFQKMEETYDLVVGRSSHVHSLSNNVVVPVIENGGSKRELNVEIRIFNDGAAFRYVMPAKAGWEKVEITDEADQFNFTGDPTALTLFRESYTTSHEGLYDRLAVSKIKPDTLMDMPALFEYPKGIYMAITEANLLDYAGMYLIKHNGIIQSALSPLPHQKELKVIAQLPHNSPWRVMEISDRAGAFIESNILTNLSEPCRIKDLSWIKPGKTTFPWWNGNVSPDTSWAPGNNYDFNMYYANFCAKYGLGYHTVVEYGLHEWYVNDGEGFQPGPHADPSRAVPGLDMQQLCDSAKKIGVGIRVWVHFYALYPKLDETFAQYEKWGIKGLMCDFMDRDDQEMVNMQTEILEKAAQHHLHIQFHGAYKPTGTARTYPNEFTREGTLNYENDKWNTIVTPDADVNIAFTRLLAGSTDYHLGGFRAANLKTFKQHYTAPMVLGTRCHMLGMYVVLENEQGMVCDYPDAYIDQPGFEFLQQVPLTWDETKVLNAKVSDYVTVARRKGANGT, from the coding sequence ATGACTTCGTATCGCCGTTTTATTATTCTGCTGTTAGTGATCATCGCGCCGTCAGCTTTTGCGGCAAAAACTGTAACCATTACCTCGCCCGATAAAAACATAATCTTCCGTTTGGATGCCGGGCCGAAGGGCCTTATCTACAGGATCACTTACAAAGGGAATATACTGATCGACAACTCGCGTTTAGCTATCAGTTTTAAAAACGGCGGTGAGTTTGGCGGAAATGTGAAAATTGGCAAACCGGTGTTCCAAAAGATGGAGGAAACCTATGATCTGGTTGTAGGCCGATCAAGTCATGTACACAGCCTGAGTAACAATGTGGTGGTGCCGGTAATTGAAAACGGAGGATCAAAAAGAGAACTTAATGTTGAAATCAGAATTTTTAACGATGGCGCGGCCTTCCGCTATGTAATGCCCGCGAAAGCCGGTTGGGAGAAGGTAGAAATAACGGATGAAGCCGATCAATTTAACTTTACCGGCGACCCGACTGCACTAACGCTTTTCAGGGAAAGCTATACTACCTCGCACGAGGGTTTGTACGACCGCCTTGCCGTTAGCAAAATAAAACCTGATACGCTGATGGATATGCCGGCCTTATTTGAATATCCCAAAGGGATTTACATGGCCATTACCGAGGCTAACCTGCTGGATTATGCCGGAATGTATCTGATAAAGCATAATGGAATTATCCAAAGCGCACTTTCGCCCTTGCCGCACCAAAAGGAATTAAAAGTTATAGCCCAATTGCCGCATAACAGCCCCTGGCGGGTAATGGAGATAAGCGACCGGGCGGGGGCGTTCATCGAATCTAATATCCTGACCAACCTGAGTGAACCCTGCCGGATAAAAGATCTGAGCTGGATAAAGCCCGGTAAAACCACCTTCCCCTGGTGGAACGGCAATGTATCGCCCGATACCTCCTGGGCGCCGGGGAACAACTATGATTTCAATATGTATTACGCCAACTTCTGCGCAAAATATGGCCTGGGTTATCATACGGTCGTGGAATACGGACTGCACGAATGGTACGTGAACGATGGCGAAGGTTTTCAACCCGGTCCTCATGCCGACCCGTCAAGGGCCGTCCCCGGACTTGACATGCAGCAGTTGTGCGATTCGGCTAAGAAAATAGGCGTCGGCATACGCGTGTGGGTGCATTTTTATGCTTTGTATCCCAAACTCGATGAAACTTTCGCCCAATATGAAAAATGGGGTATCAAGGGCCTGATGTGCGATTTTATGGATCGCGACGACCAGGAAATGGTTAACATGCAGACGGAAATATTGGAGAAAGCGGCGCAGCACCATCTGCACATCCAGTTTCACGGGGCTTACAAACCCACCGGTACTGCCCGTACTTATCCCAATGAATTTACCCGCGAGGGCACGCTGAACTACGAGAATGATAAATGGAACACCATTGTAACGCCGGATGCGGATGTGAATATCGCCTTTACCCGGCTGCTCGCCGGTTCGACAGATTATCATTTGGGTGGATTTCGCGCAGCAAATCTTAAAACCTTCAAACAGCATTATACTGCGCCTATGGTGTTGGGTACGCGCTGCCATATGCTGGGCATGTATGTGGTATTGGAGAACGAGCAGGGCATGGTATGCGATTACCCAGATGCCTATATCGATCAGCCAGGCTTCGAGTTTTTGCAGCAGGTACCCCTAACCTGGGACGAAACCAAGGTGCTGAACGCCAAAGTAAGCGACTACGTTACCGTGGCCCGCCGCAAGGGGGCGAATGGTACATAG
- a CDS encoding ABC transporter permease, producing the protein MIRNFLKIAWRNVVRHKAHAAINVTGLALGMTCCLFIFLWVLDEKGIDNFHSNGKDLYVLYATTKANGQVSASYNMSTKFDTTTRPYKRSYLVEDAKAAVPGIIDYANYATGYDLPWGHPETLQVGEKIVKMNGSRAGADFFKMFSFSIIAGSNAVTALNSRANMAISRHTAEVFFRTPANAIGKSIRYENKYSFIVSSVFEDVPEHSSLKFDFVLSWELQDRMLEWSSNNFDTYIQLADSADPKQVEAALNRSLRNRLVFSGGFIYPVISKGSEYHVGLQRFGDRYLHNIFVNGKPTEGRIQYVKIFSQVAIFILIIACINFMNLATARSVKRAKEVGVRKVVGSSRGNLVGQFFGESLLFSFLAMVFSIVLLIVLLPAFNSFTGKQFGFPLVHLSFWVSLVSLALITGLVAGSYPALYLSSLKPVRILKGTLRFTRGATWFRKGLTVFQFVMSIILLIATMVITRQTSYVQNAHLGYDKENMIYTRIEGELSQKNKYLLFKQEALKMPGIAMVDRTTEVPQAMNFVVNDDQITWQGKNRTDVVGVKPASVGFDFVKIMKLQMAEGRDFSPANPTDSTDAFLVNEEAVKEMGWKDAIGKSVQAWAKKGHIIGVLKDFHTQSLHEPIKPILLDIKEGEYFGVIVVRTQPGKTREAIASMAKVYRDLNPKYPFSYQFVDQEYKKLYSSELIISQLSIVFAVVAILISCLGLLGLVMFSAEQRIKEFGVRKVLGASLSQLMALFASDFLKLVLIAFLVAAPLGWYAMSRWLQDFAYKIDLSWWIFVAAGIGSLAIALFTLSYEAFKTAVANPVKNLRSE; encoded by the coding sequence ATGATCCGGAATTTTCTCAAAATAGCCTGGCGCAATGTCGTCCGCCATAAGGCACATGCCGCCATCAATGTAACGGGCCTTGCCCTGGGCATGACCTGCTGCCTGTTTATCTTCCTTTGGGTGCTGGATGAAAAAGGCATCGATAATTTTCACTCGAACGGCAAAGATCTATATGTTTTGTATGCGACTACCAAGGCGAACGGCCAGGTGTCTGCCAGTTACAATATGTCCACAAAGTTTGATACCACTACGCGGCCGTATAAACGCAGCTACCTGGTGGAGGATGCAAAAGCGGCAGTACCTGGTATTATTGATTATGCCAATTACGCCACGGGCTACGATTTGCCCTGGGGGCATCCCGAAACTTTGCAGGTTGGCGAGAAGATCGTAAAAATGAACGGTTCGCGCGCAGGCGCGGATTTTTTTAAGATGTTCAGTTTTTCCATTATCGCAGGCAGCAACGCCGTAACCGCGCTAAACAGCCGGGCTAATATGGCTATATCGCGCCATACGGCCGAGGTCTTTTTCCGAACGCCTGCAAATGCTATTGGTAAGAGTATCCGCTATGAAAATAAGTATAGTTTTATTGTCAGCAGCGTTTTTGAAGATGTTCCTGAACATAGTTCGCTGAAATTTGATTTTGTTCTTAGCTGGGAATTACAGGATCGCATGCTGGAATGGTCGTCCAATAATTTTGATACCTATATCCAGTTAGCCGATAGTGCCGATCCGAAGCAAGTAGAAGCTGCCCTGAACCGGTCCCTGCGCAACCGGCTGGTTTTTTCCGGGGGCTTTATATACCCTGTAATATCGAAGGGTTCTGAATATCATGTTGGCTTGCAACGTTTTGGCGACAGGTACCTGCACAATATTTTTGTCAACGGCAAACCCACCGAAGGGCGCATCCAATATGTGAAAATATTCAGCCAGGTGGCCATATTCATACTCATCATCGCCTGCATAAATTTCATGAACCTTGCCACTGCCCGTTCGGTAAAACGGGCCAAAGAGGTGGGCGTACGTAAAGTAGTAGGCTCGAGCCGCGGTAATCTTGTCGGCCAGTTTTTCGGTGAATCATTGCTGTTTTCATTCCTGGCCATGGTGTTTTCCATCGTATTGCTGATTGTCCTGCTACCTGCGTTCAACAGCTTTACGGGCAAGCAATTTGGTTTCCCGTTAGTACACCTGTCATTTTGGGTTTCTCTTGTCAGCCTGGCTTTGATTACCGGCCTCGTGGCGGGCAGTTACCCGGCCCTTTATCTTTCGTCGCTAAAACCGGTTAGGATATTGAAAGGTACGCTGCGCTTTACCCGTGGCGCTACCTGGTTCCGCAAGGGGCTTACTGTTTTCCAGTTTGTCATGTCCATTATCCTACTCATCGCTACCATGGTCATCACGCGGCAAACCAGCTATGTGCAAAATGCGCATTTGGGGTATGATAAGGAAAATATGATCTATACCCGTATCGAGGGTGAATTATCCCAAAAGAACAAATACCTGCTGTTTAAGCAGGAAGCATTGAAGATGCCCGGCATCGCCATGGTCGACCGTACGACCGAGGTGCCGCAAGCCATGAATTTTGTGGTTAATGATGACCAGATCACCTGGCAGGGTAAGAATAGGACCGATGTTGTTGGCGTTAAACCTGCTTCGGTAGGGTTTGATTTTGTGAAGATCATGAAACTGCAAATGGCCGAAGGCCGGGATTTTTCCCCGGCGAACCCAACCGACTCCACCGACGCCTTTTTGGTTAACGAGGAAGCTGTTAAAGAAATGGGCTGGAAAGATGCGATCGGAAAATCGGTGCAGGCCTGGGCGAAGAAGGGTCATATCATTGGTGTGCTGAAGGATTTTCATACCCAATCGTTGCACGAGCCTATCAAACCCATCCTGCTGGATATTAAGGAAGGTGAGTACTTTGGCGTCATCGTCGTGCGTACCCAGCCCGGTAAAACGCGCGAAGCAATTGCAAGCATGGCGAAAGTGTATCGGGACCTCAATCCAAAATATCCTTTTTCCTACCAGTTTGTCGACCAGGAATATAAAAAACTCTACAGCAGCGAACTGATCATTTCGCAGTTATCCATCGTATTTGCGGTAGTAGCCATCCTGATATCCTGCCTCGGCCTTTTGGGGCTGGTGATGTTCTCGGCCGAGCAGCGTATCAAGGAATTTGGTGTTCGCAAGGTGCTGGGTGCATCGCTCAGCCAGCTGATGGCCCTGTTTGCCTCCGACTTTTTAAAGCTGGTTTTAATCGCTTTTTTGGTGGCTGCACCACTGGGCTGGTACGCCATGAGCCGCTGGCTGCAGGATTTTGCTTATAAGATCGACCTATCGTGGTGGATATTTGTGGCAGCCGGGATAGGGTCGCTGGCAATTGCCTTATTTACATTGAGTTACGAGGCTTTTAAAACTGCCGTGGCCAATCCTGTGAAAAATCTCCGTTCCGAATAA
- a CDS encoding PD40 domain-containing protein yields the protein MKKLIMSMLCLFAAGESYAQTGIWDTPDAYLGQKPPGDTPKVFAQKLLTKKDTFAFDRVAFSADGTEFYYPSSNTWFDSKPNKIRYFKFGKGKWHGPYIFQPYYYAPTFSPDGNTLYLLGGVKDGKHSFVSQVHRKPGGGWTDPVVYLKKEYGLYDFMPTSSGVCYVGSNVHKGKMRDFSDYDISSLTMSAKDTVVKSLGPPINTPGFDGDFFVAKDESYIIVSAKETKDFECELWISFHKPDKTWTRPVSLGPLINNGAAHRWGEYVSPDGKYLFYSTGHGPKDCHIVWVRFDYLLAKLKKENLKN from the coding sequence ATGAAGAAGCTAATTATGTCGATGCTATGCCTGTTTGCTGCCGGCGAATCGTATGCCCAAACCGGTATTTGGGATACACCTGATGCTTACCTGGGGCAAAAACCACCCGGTGATACGCCAAAGGTGTTCGCTCAAAAATTATTGACGAAGAAAGATACTTTCGCGTTCGACAGGGTCGCCTTTTCGGCCGATGGCACGGAATTTTATTACCCCAGCAGTAATACCTGGTTCGATAGCAAACCCAACAAAATACGGTATTTCAAATTCGGGAAAGGTAAATGGCACGGCCCTTACATATTTCAGCCCTATTACTATGCGCCAACTTTTTCGCCGGACGGTAACACACTTTATTTATTAGGCGGTGTGAAAGACGGTAAGCATTCATTTGTATCACAGGTGCATCGTAAGCCCGGCGGCGGCTGGACCGATCCTGTCGTCTATTTAAAAAAAGAGTACGGCCTGTACGATTTTATGCCAACCAGCAGCGGTGTGTGCTATGTGGGCAGCAATGTACATAAAGGGAAGATGCGTGATTTTAGTGATTACGATATAAGTTCGCTTACCATGTCGGCGAAAGATACGGTGGTCAAAAGCCTTGGTCCGCCCATTAACACACCGGGTTTCGATGGCGACTTTTTTGTGGCCAAAGACGAATCCTACATCATCGTCAGCGCTAAGGAGACCAAAGATTTTGAATGCGAGTTGTGGATCAGCTTTCATAAACCGGATAAAACCTGGACGAGGCCTGTTAGTCTTGGTCCGCTGATCAATAATGGTGCGGCGCATCGCTGGGGTGAATATGTATCGCCTGATGGCAAATACCTATTCTACTCAACTGGGCATGGCCCGAAGGACTGCCATATAGTATGGGTGAGGTTCGATTATCTTCTGGCCAAATTGAAAAAGGAAAACCTTAAAAATTAA
- a CDS encoding PspC domain-containing protein has product MLQRIITFFERYSFGVCTYLGERFNISISKIRLFFIYSSFLAVGFPLIFYFFAGIVLDFRKYIKRKHTRVTDLF; this is encoded by the coding sequence ATGTTGCAACGGATAATTACATTTTTTGAACGGTATTCTTTTGGTGTTTGCACCTACCTTGGCGAACGCTTTAATATCTCTATCTCTAAAATAAGGCTGTTTTTTATCTACTCTTCATTCCTGGCTGTCGGCTTCCCGCTGATATTTTACTTCTTCGCCGGCATTGTGCTCGATTTTCGCAAGTACATCAAAAGGAAACATACCAGGGTAACGGATCTTTTTTGA